A part of Bacillus thuringiensis genomic DNA contains:
- a CDS encoding FecCD family ABC transporter permease — MQKTNAVPVTILCIAPILILFTVILSILYGAKSIDAETVWNALFHFDSSNVNHNIIITSRLPRVVAALLVGAFLAISGALMQGMTRNYLASPSIMGVTDGAAFVITLCMIFLPGMSSIGMVLCSMIGSALGAGIVFGFGSLLQNGLSPVRLAIIGTVIGTFLSSLSAAMASYFQISQNVSFWFNAKLDQVDPTVIKITIPFGIIGIALALLISKSITILSLGEEVSINLGQRTKLVKAMAILSVIFLTGTAVALVGKVGFVGLIIPHITRFIIGVDYKWILPCAGVIGGVFLALCDVLSRFVNYPFETPIGVVTSLIGIPFFLYLIRTRGGERHA; from the coding sequence ATGCAGAAAACAAATGCAGTACCAGTAACTATATTATGTATAGCACCCATACTCATTTTATTTACAGTTATACTTTCTATTTTGTATGGGGCAAAAAGTATTGATGCTGAAACAGTGTGGAACGCATTATTTCATTTTGATTCAAGCAATGTAAATCATAATATTATTATTACTTCACGTTTACCAAGGGTAGTTGCAGCTCTTTTAGTCGGAGCATTTCTAGCCATATCAGGAGCACTTATGCAGGGGATGACAAGAAACTATCTTGCATCCCCTTCTATTATGGGTGTGACGGATGGGGCAGCTTTTGTTATTACACTTTGTATGATTTTTCTTCCGGGGATGTCATCAATCGGTATGGTTTTATGTTCAATGATTGGTTCTGCATTAGGAGCAGGTATCGTGTTTGGTTTTGGTTCGCTCCTTCAAAATGGTTTATCCCCTGTTAGGTTAGCAATTATCGGAACAGTTATTGGAACATTTTTAAGTAGTCTATCTGCTGCGATGGCTTCGTATTTCCAAATTTCTCAAAATGTTAGTTTTTGGTTTAATGCAAAGTTAGATCAAGTGGACCCTACTGTAATTAAAATTACGATACCTTTTGGGATAATTGGGATAGCTTTAGCATTATTAATATCGAAGTCTATTACAATTCTTTCTTTAGGAGAAGAGGTATCTATTAATCTAGGGCAACGTACAAAACTAGTTAAAGCGATGGCAATTTTATCTGTTATTTTTTTAACAGGAACAGCAGTTGCTTTAGTTGGGAAAGTAGGTTTTGTAGGTTTAATTATTCCGCACATTACTCGCTTTATAATTGGGGTAGATTATAAGTGGATTTTGCCATGTGCAGGTGTTATTGGCGGAGTGTTCTTAGCGTTATGTGATGTTTTAAGTAGATTTGTAAACTATCCGTTTGAAACACCAATTGGCGTCGTTACTTCCTTAATTGGAATTCCTTTCTTCCTTTATTTAATTCGTACAAGAGGAGGAGAGAGACATGCCTAA
- a CDS encoding iron-hydroxamate ABC transporter substrate-binding protein, whose product MNKKLFTLGMVTVLSVGLAACNSADKTSGEQKQQTKATETKKDEKRKITYLGKEYTVPAKVDKIATASLESMEDAAVLGIKPVGAITVGGKLPKYLEKDLEGAKSVGEKMEPNFETLLQLKPDVITSSTKFPAETAEKFTKVAPTFPVSHVSTNWEDNLKLMGELTGKKDKAEKIIKDYNTDAEKAKAKLGDKLKDKKVLVIRLRANDLFLYPEGVYFNPVIYKDLGLTAPEQLKTVKAQEKISLEKLAEVNPDYIFLQYEASENNKPKVLEDIEKNPIWQSMNAAKEKKVFVNVVDPMAQGGTAWSKTVFLKEAVKNLSK is encoded by the coding sequence ATGAACAAGAAGTTATTTACATTAGGGATGGTTACAGTTTTAAGTGTAGGACTAGCAGCATGTAATAGTGCAGATAAGACTTCAGGTGAGCAGAAGCAGCAGACAAAAGCTACGGAAACGAAAAAAGACGAAAAACGAAAAATTACATATTTAGGTAAAGAATATACAGTACCAGCAAAAGTAGATAAAATTGCGACAGCTAGTTTAGAGTCAATGGAAGATGCAGCGGTACTTGGTATTAAGCCAGTAGGTGCCATTACTGTTGGTGGTAAATTACCGAAGTATCTAGAGAAAGATTTAGAAGGTGCGAAATCTGTTGGTGAGAAAATGGAACCAAATTTCGAAACATTACTTCAATTAAAACCAGACGTTATTACATCCAGTACGAAATTCCCAGCAGAAACAGCTGAAAAGTTTACGAAAGTAGCTCCTACATTCCCAGTATCACATGTTTCAACAAATTGGGAAGATAACTTAAAGTTAATGGGAGAATTAACTGGTAAAAAAGATAAAGCAGAAAAGATTATTAAAGATTACAATACGGACGCTGAAAAGGCAAAAGCAAAACTAGGAGATAAGTTAAAAGACAAAAAAGTTCTTGTCATTAGACTAAGAGCAAATGACTTATTCCTATACCCAGAAGGAGTATACTTCAACCCTGTAATTTATAAAGATCTTGGACTAACTGCTCCAGAACAACTTAAAACGGTAAAAGCACAAGAAAAGATTTCTTTAGAAAAATTAGCTGAAGTTAATCCTGATTATATCTTCTTACAATATGAGGCAAGTGAAAATAATAAACCGAAAGTGTTAGAAGACATTGAAAAGAATCCGATTTGGCAAAGTATGAATGCTGCGAAAGAAAAGAAAGTATTTGTAAACGTTGTAGATCCAATGGCGCAAGGTGGTACAGCTTGGAGTAAAACAGTATTCTTAAAAGAAGCAGTGAAAAATTTATCTAAATAA
- a CDS encoding exodeoxyribonuclease III codes for MKLISWNVNGLRAVIAKGGFLEYLEESNADIFCLQEIKLQDGQIDLNLEGYYTYWNYAVKKGYSGTAIFTKKEPIAVTYGLGIEEHDQEGRLITLEFEDFYMITLYTPNSKRGLERLDYRMKWEDDFRAYIKRLDEKKPVIFCGDLNVAHKEIDLKNPKSNRKNPGFSDEEREKFACILEEGFIDTYRYLYPDQEGAYSWWSYRMGARAKNIGWRLDYFVVSERMKDQIIEAKINSEIMGSDHCPVELHMNF; via the coding sequence ATGAAGTTAATTTCGTGGAATGTAAATGGTTTACGTGCAGTTATCGCAAAAGGTGGATTTTTAGAATATCTTGAGGAATCAAATGCTGATATATTTTGTTTACAAGAGATTAAATTACAAGATGGACAAATCGATTTAAATCTAGAGGGATATTATACATATTGGAATTATGCTGTGAAAAAAGGTTATTCAGGAACGGCGATATTTACGAAAAAAGAACCAATTGCTGTTACATACGGTTTAGGAATTGAAGAGCATGATCAAGAAGGGCGACTTATTACTTTAGAATTCGAAGATTTTTACATGATAACTTTATATACACCAAACTCAAAACGAGGATTAGAGCGTTTAGATTACAGAATGAAATGGGAAGATGATTTCAGGGCGTATATCAAACGATTAGATGAGAAGAAACCCGTTATTTTTTGCGGTGATTTAAACGTCGCTCATAAAGAAATCGATTTGAAAAATCCAAAAAGTAATCGTAAAAACCCTGGTTTCTCTGATGAGGAAAGAGAGAAATTTGCATGTATTTTAGAAGAAGGATTTATCGATACGTATCGTTATCTGTATCCTGATCAGGAAGGGGCATATTCGTGGTGGTCGTATCGTATGGGAGCGAGAGCCAAAAATATTGGATGGCGTTTAGATTATTTTGTTGTTTCCGAAAGAATGAAAGACCAAATAATAGAGGCGAAAATTAATAGTGAAATAATGGGATCAGACCATTGCCCAGTTGAATTGCATATGAATTTCTAA
- a CDS encoding bifunctional transcriptional activator/DNA repair enzyme AdaA translates to MHNEGITLTNEHWQAIIHNDSSYDSKFFYAVKSTGIFCRPSCKSRIPNRNNVQIFHHAEQALSENFRPCKRCKPNGITLPNEEWIEQIKDYIEKHFDELLTLNILAEMCHGSPFHLQRTFKKMTGISPIEYILQFRIVKAAEHLLHTNQSIKEISTAVGIENPEYFATLFKKKTGFTPTEYRKKNEMKEG, encoded by the coding sequence TTGCACAATGAAGGGATAACGTTAACAAATGAGCATTGGCAAGCAATTATTCATAATGATTCTTCCTATGATAGCAAATTCTTTTATGCTGTGAAATCAACCGGAATCTTTTGCCGACCATCATGCAAATCAAGAATACCAAATAGAAACAATGTACAAATTTTTCATCATGCAGAGCAAGCACTAAGTGAAAACTTTCGCCCTTGCAAACGTTGTAAGCCAAATGGGATAACTTTACCTAATGAAGAGTGGATAGAACAAATTAAAGATTATATCGAAAAACACTTTGACGAATTATTGACTCTCAACATACTTGCAGAAATGTGCCATGGTAGCCCATTTCATTTACAACGCACTTTTAAAAAAATGACAGGAATAAGTCCAATAGAATATATACTACAGTTCAGGATTGTTAAAGCGGCAGAACACCTTTTACACACAAATCAATCCATTAAAGAAATTAGTACTGCTGTCGGGATAGAAAACCCAGAGTATTTCGCAACTTTATTTAAAAAGAAAACCGGATTTACTCCTACTGAATATCGAAAAAAGAACGAAATGAAAGAAGGATAA
- a CDS encoding methylated-DNA--[protein]-cysteine S-methyltransferase yields MNSYKNKFIYWTLLTHKNWHFHIAATENGLCFIGSQDENFEELNIWARKKLPQHVLVCNPDYLQTYTKEVIEYLESKRETFTFPIDAYGTDFQLSVWNTVREIPYGETYSYSRIAKKIQKPTAVRAVATAIAANPLLITIPCHRVIGKNGKLTGFRGGLEMKKELLTLEKSQVECI; encoded by the coding sequence ATGAATTCCTACAAAAATAAATTTATATATTGGACGCTACTTACACATAAGAATTGGCATTTTCATATTGCTGCAACTGAAAATGGACTATGCTTCATAGGATCGCAAGACGAAAATTTTGAAGAACTAAATATATGGGCTAGAAAAAAACTGCCACAGCATGTATTGGTCTGCAATCCAGATTACCTGCAAACATATACAAAAGAAGTTATCGAGTATTTAGAAAGTAAACGAGAAACTTTTACATTCCCTATCGATGCTTACGGAACTGACTTTCAATTATCTGTTTGGAATACGGTACGTGAAATTCCTTATGGTGAAACATATTCTTATTCAAGAATTGCCAAAAAAATTCAAAAACCTACAGCTGTACGTGCTGTTGCTACTGCTATTGCTGCCAATCCTCTTCTCATTACAATTCCTTGCCATCGTGTTATTGGAAAGAATGGTAAACTAACCGGCTTTAGAGGTGGATTAGAAATGAAAAAAGAATTGCTTACATTAGAAAAATCGCAGGTAGAATGCATATGA
- a CDS encoding DNA-3-methyladenine glycosylase family protein yields the protein MTAEYTSALTLEVPTEFSFQENSRYLSRSNNECMFHIEDNKIYKVIPVQGVNPLVEISMNTDGNIQIHFLEESYTSEESICEAVANYVKEWFDLTTNLAPFYTLAKHDVLLQGPIEQYYGLRTLGIPDLFEALSWGIIGQQINLTYAYTLKRRLVETFGNYVEWNDRKHWIFPSPETIANLHVEDLKNLKMTTRKCEYLIGIAKLITEGKLSKESLLQTQDVKIAEKQLTAIHGIGPWTANYVLMRCLRFPSAFPIDDVGLHNAIKCITGSESKPTKHEIKDFAANWINWESYATFYLWRVLY from the coding sequence ATGACAGCAGAATATACTAGCGCATTAACTTTAGAAGTTCCAACAGAATTTAGTTTCCAAGAAAATTCACGCTATCTATCACGTTCTAACAATGAATGTATGTTCCACATTGAAGATAACAAAATTTATAAAGTTATCCCTGTTCAGGGTGTGAATCCTTTAGTTGAAATTAGTATGAATACAGATGGTAATATTCAAATACATTTTTTAGAAGAATCCTATACATCTGAAGAATCGATATGCGAAGCTGTAGCAAACTATGTGAAAGAGTGGTTTGATTTAACTACTAATTTAGCTCCTTTTTATACATTAGCTAAACATGATGTACTCCTTCAAGGGCCAATTGAACAATATTATGGTCTTCGTACTTTAGGTATTCCAGACTTATTTGAAGCACTTTCCTGGGGAATTATCGGTCAGCAAATTAATCTCACATACGCTTATACGCTAAAAAGAAGATTAGTCGAGACATTTGGAAATTATGTAGAATGGAACGATAGAAAACATTGGATATTTCCTTCTCCTGAAACGATTGCCAATTTACATGTAGAGGATCTCAAAAACTTAAAAATGACGACTAGAAAGTGTGAATATTTAATCGGTATTGCAAAGCTTATTACAGAAGGAAAACTATCAAAAGAATCTTTACTACAAACACAAGATGTAAAGATTGCTGAAAAACAATTAACTGCTATACATGGTATAGGACCTTGGACTGCGAACTATGTTTTAATGCGCTGTTTACGATTCCCTTCAGCTTTCCCAATTGACGATGTTGGCTTGCATAATGCAATTAAATGTATAACCGGTTCCGAAAGTAAACCGACTAAACATGAAATAAAAGATTTTGCGGCAAATTGGATCAACTGGGAGTCTTACGCAACTTTTTATTTGTGGCGAGTATTATACTAA
- the pepT gene encoding peptidase T yields MKQELIERFTRYVKIDTQSNEESHTVPTTPGQIEFGKLLVEELKEIGLTEVTMDDNGYVMATLPANTDKDVPVIGFLAHLDTATDFTGKNVKPQIHENFDGNAITLNEELNVVLTPKQFPELPSYKGHTIITTDGTTLLGADDKAGLTEIMVAMNYLIHNPQIKHGQIRVAFTPDEEIGRGPAHFDVEAFGASFAYTMDGGPLGGLEYESFNAAGAKLTFNGTNTHPGTAKNKMRNATKLAMEFNGHLPVEDAPEYTEGYEGFYHLLSLNGDVEQSKAYYIIRDFDRENFESRKHNVENIVKQMQEKYGQDAVVLEMNDQYYNMLEKIEPVREIVDIAYEAMKSLNIEPNIHPIRGGTDGSQLSYMGLPTPNIFTGGENYHGKFEYVSVDTMEKAVQVIVEIARRFEEQA; encoded by the coding sequence TTGAAACAAGAACTTATTGAAAGATTTACGAGATATGTAAAAATTGATACACAATCAAATGAAGAAAGTCATACAGTACCAACAACACCTGGGCAAATTGAGTTTGGAAAGTTATTAGTGGAAGAGCTAAAAGAAATTGGGTTAACAGAAGTAACGATGGACGATAACGGTTATGTAATGGCAACCCTTCCTGCTAACACGGATAAGGATGTTCCTGTAATCGGCTTTTTAGCACATTTAGATACGGCAACAGATTTTACAGGGAAAAACGTAAAACCACAAATTCATGAAAACTTTGATGGGAATGCAATCACATTAAATGAAGAGCTAAATGTTGTGTTAACACCAAAACAGTTCCCAGAGTTACCATCTTATAAAGGGCATACAATTATTACAACGGATGGTACGACACTTCTTGGAGCAGATGATAAAGCTGGTCTTACAGAAATTATGGTTGCAATGAATTATTTAATACATAATCCGCAAATTAAGCATGGGCAAATTAGAGTGGCATTTACACCGGATGAAGAAATTGGCCGTGGACCAGCGCATTTTGATGTAGAAGCGTTTGGTGCATCATTTGCTTATACGATGGATGGAGGTCCATTAGGTGGTTTAGAGTACGAAAGCTTTAATGCTGCAGGTGCTAAGTTAACGTTTAACGGAACGAATACACATCCTGGAACAGCGAAAAATAAAATGCGTAACGCAACTAAACTTGCTATGGAATTTAATGGACATTTACCAGTAGAAGATGCACCGGAATATACAGAGGGTTATGAAGGATTTTACCATTTACTTTCTTTAAATGGTGATGTAGAGCAAAGTAAAGCGTATTATATTATTCGAGATTTTGATCGGGAAAATTTTGAATCGCGTAAACATAACGTTGAAAATATTGTGAAGCAAATGCAAGAGAAGTATGGACAAGATGCAGTCGTTTTAGAAATGAATGATCAATACTATAACATGCTTGAAAAAATTGAACCAGTGAGAGAAATTGTTGATATTGCATATGAAGCGATGAAAAGTTTAAATATCGAGCCAAACATTCATCCGATTCGCGGTGGAACAGACGGATCACAATTATCGTATATGGGATTACCAACGCCGAATATTTTCACTGGTGGTGAAAACTATCACGGTAAATTTGAGTATGTTTCGGTAGATACGATGGAAAAAGCTGTTCAAGTTATTGTAGAAATCGCAAGACGATTCGAAGAACAAGCTTAA
- a CDS encoding YczE/YyaS/YitT family protein: MRLTLFRYFLFFLGLIFFGLGNALAVKVKFLGLHPWEVLNMALYQKFGWTIGTWSVICGLCLVLISLLVDRKYINVGTFLNALLIGPIMDFFLQSNILPNASHYLWINLLILFAGITITGIGGGMYVAAGIGAGPRDGFMLTISDKTGLSISRARIIVECIVLVIGFMLGGPVFIVTFLYTFIQSPIFQQSFKVFQTLLHTLHNKKKISEHI, from the coding sequence ATGAGGCTAACCCTCTTTCGCTATTTTCTTTTTTTCTTAGGATTAATTTTCTTTGGCCTTGGAAATGCTCTTGCAGTCAAAGTTAAATTTCTCGGCTTGCACCCTTGGGAAGTTTTAAATATGGCCCTCTACCAAAAATTTGGATGGACCATTGGTACATGGAGTGTCATATGCGGATTATGTCTTGTTCTCATTTCTTTACTAGTAGATCGAAAATATATAAATGTAGGTACATTTTTAAATGCACTACTTATCGGTCCTATTATGGATTTTTTCTTACAATCAAATATTCTTCCAAACGCTTCTCATTATTTATGGATTAACTTACTCATTTTATTTGCTGGTATTACCATTACAGGTATCGGGGGAGGTATGTATGTTGCGGCTGGGATTGGTGCTGGACCTCGTGATGGATTCATGCTTACTATTTCCGACAAAACAGGACTATCTATTAGCCGTGCGCGAATCATTGTAGAATGCATTGTACTAGTTATTGGATTTATGCTCGGTGGTCCTGTTTTTATCGTAACTTTTCTATACACTTTTATTCAAAGTCCAATCTTTCAGCAATCATTTAAGGTGTTTCAAACACTTTTACATACTTTACATAACAAAAAGAAAATTAGTGAGCATATTTAA
- a CDS encoding histidine phosphatase family protein: MSTYIYMVRHGESPKLEGNERTRGLTEKGHMDARRVNDILKAERIDTFISSPYNRAMLTIEESANFYEKEIVVYENLKECMFSSEDQIISDKEVYPLVKKMFANLDFARTEGESYKDCQRRVVKVLKEILMDFQGQKIVIGTHGLVMTLMMNYFDRQYGFEFLMNTSKPDIYKMEFKEEQFMNVERLWKAE, encoded by the coding sequence ATGAGCACATATATTTATATGGTTAGGCATGGTGAATCACCAAAATTAGAAGGAAATGAAAGAACGCGCGGGTTAACTGAGAAAGGACATATGGATGCCCGTAGGGTAAATGATATATTAAAAGCGGAGAGGATTGATACTTTTATTTCCAGTCCCTATAATCGGGCTATGTTAACGATAGAGGAGTCAGCGAATTTCTATGAAAAAGAAATAGTAGTATATGAAAATCTCAAAGAGTGTATGTTTTCAAGTGAGGATCAGATTATATCAGATAAAGAGGTGTACCCACTTGTAAAGAAGATGTTCGCAAATCTGGATTTTGCACGAACAGAAGGGGAGTCATATAAGGATTGTCAGAGACGGGTAGTGAAAGTGTTAAAAGAAATATTAATGGATTTTCAAGGACAAAAAATTGTAATTGGTACACATGGGCTTGTCATGACATTAATGATGAACTATTTCGATAGACAATATGGTTTTGAATTTTTAATGAATACGTCAAAACCAGATATATATAAGATGGAGTTTAAAGAAGAACAATTTATGAATGTAGAGAGATTATGGAAAGCGGAATAA
- a CDS encoding alpha/beta fold hydrolase yields the protein MLWRIKDTQIYYEIVGEGKPVLIIHGCAPDHRLMMKCMESVFQKYEGYQRIYIDLPGMGKSNAPEWLNSSNHILEVLNTFIEEIIPRKDFLLVGESFGGYLARGILSKMFERVNGLLLVCPVVVAQQKERRLPDKQVIVQDREFLNTLTSTDREEFCELAVVANEYTYRRFKEEIKPELAIANYEFIERLQKNYSLTMDFHHKKYEKPVLLLAGRQDISVGYQDIIGIIDDYPRATLAVLDMAGHNLQIEQPELFESLVGEWIRRTNHQSL from the coding sequence ATGTTATGGCGAATTAAAGATACACAAATATATTATGAAATTGTTGGAGAGGGTAAACCGGTCCTTATTATACATGGATGTGCTCCTGACCATAGGTTAATGATGAAATGTATGGAATCGGTATTTCAGAAATATGAAGGTTATCAACGAATATATATTGATTTACCTGGTATGGGAAAGTCGAACGCTCCAGAATGGCTAAATAGTTCAAATCATATATTAGAAGTGTTAAATACATTTATTGAAGAAATCATTCCAAGGAAAGATTTTTTACTAGTAGGAGAGTCTTTCGGCGGATATTTAGCTAGAGGGATACTTTCAAAGATGTTTGAGAGAGTGAATGGATTATTATTAGTATGTCCTGTTGTTGTAGCCCAGCAAAAAGAAAGACGTTTACCAGATAAACAGGTAATTGTACAAGATAGGGAGTTTTTAAATACACTAACTTCTACTGATAGAGAAGAGTTTTGCGAGTTAGCAGTGGTCGCGAATGAATATACATATAGGAGATTTAAAGAGGAAATTAAGCCAGAACTAGCTATTGCTAATTATGAATTTATTGAAAGGTTGCAAAAGAATTACTCTCTTACTATGGATTTTCATCATAAGAAATACGAGAAACCCGTTCTTTTATTAGCTGGAAGACAAGATATATCGGTAGGTTATCAAGATATTATAGGAATTATTGATGATTATCCAAGAGCGACATTAGCGGTGTTAGATATGGCAGGGCATAATTTGCAAATTGAACAGCCTGAATTATTCGAGAGTTTAGTAGGAGAATGGATTAGACGAACAAATCATCAAAGTTTATAA
- a CDS encoding VOC family protein, with protein MKNWVKFRIARPTDQLEEVTTFYEKGLGLKRIGEFNNHEGYDGVMFGLPDEEYHLEFTRHIDGSPCPAPTKDNLLVFYMSEDSEMKKVSKRLHALGYDEAEPENPYWKDKGITIEDPDGWRIVLMKIEE; from the coding sequence ATGAAGAATTGGGTGAAGTTTCGAATCGCACGTCCAACTGATCAGTTAGAAGAGGTTACAACATTTTATGAAAAAGGATTAGGTTTAAAACGTATAGGTGAATTCAACAATCATGAAGGTTATGATGGGGTCATGTTTGGACTCCCAGATGAAGAGTACCATTTAGAATTTACAAGACATATAGATGGAAGTCCTTGTCCAGCTCCGACAAAAGATAATTTACTTGTATTTTATATGAGTGAAGATAGTGAAATGAAAAAGGTGAGTAAAAGGCTGCATGCATTGGGATATGATGAGGCCGAGCCTGAAAACCCATACTGGAAAGACAAGGGGATAACGATAGAGGATCCAGATGGTTGGAGAATTGTGTTAATGAAAATCGAAGAATAA